The segment TTCTGCTCCCTCACAGGATGGAAAAGGTATTGGAAGATTCCGGTATGCAGATATCAATGGAGATAACAAAATTACTCCTGATGACAGAACTCCTCTGGGTAGCCCTGTACCTAAGTTCAATGGGGGACTTAACTTAACTTTAGGCTATAAGAATATTGAATTAGTAGCTTACTTATATGCCGCACTGGGAGCTAAAGTATTTAACCTGTCAAGATGGTATACTGATTTCTATCCATCTTTCAAAGGTGCTGCTATTGGAAATCGGGTAAAAGAATCTTTCACATTTGAGAATGGTGGTAACACTGTGCCTATTTTTGAAGATGCTTCTAATTTAAGTACTAACACTGTTTCCAATTCTTATTATGTAGAATCAGGAAATTATGCCAGATTAACCAACCTACAAATTGCTTACAAATTGCCAGCGACATTGTTAAATCGCTTTGGTATTGAAAGAGCGAAAATATATGTTCAAAGTACCAACTTGTTTACTATAAGCAAATATTCTGGATTAGATCCTGGTGTAGGTGGTGCTGCTGACCAGAACCTGGGAATTGATGTTGGTAACCCTCCTGTAACAAGAGGTTTTAATATTGGACTTAATGTTGGCTTCTAATCGATTGGTTATCCTGTTAAATAAAAGTATGTGATTTCCAATCATCCAAAAAACTGAATCTATATGAGAAAAATATTTAAAAATAAACTTATTTATCTTGCACTGGGTGCCTTATTTCTAGGGCCTGTTGCTTGTAAAGATTCCTTTCTAGATCAACCTGTTACAGGACAAATTACAGATGCTCAGCTAGCCACTCAAAAAGGGTTGGAAGGTTTGCTGGTTGGTGTTTATTCTGTAATGAATGGTCGTGATGCCAGTGCAGCCTGGCATGCAGGTGCTTCTAACTGGATGTGGGGAAGTATTCGGGGAGGAGATGCTAATAAAGGTACAAACTCTGGTGACTTTTCCAGTATGAACCCTGTTGAACGCTTTGAAACAGATCCAAACAATACGGAAGTACTTGGCAAATGGAGAGGTTGTTTTGAAGGAATTGCCCGTGCCAATAAACTTCTTTCTTTAATTCCATTGGCTACTGATGTGGATGAAGCTGTGCTGACTCGGATTACAGGTGAGGCTCGCTTCCTCAGAGGACACTACTATTTTGAGCTAAAGAAAAACTTTAACATGGCTCCTTGGGTAGATGAAACGTTAGATTACTCTACAGGTATAGCTGATGTGAAGAATGATACAGACCTGTGGCCTAATATTCAAGCAGATTTTCAATTTGCTTTTGATAATTTACCTGAAGCGCAGGCACAAGTTGGTAGAGCTAATAAGTGGGCTGCTGGTGCATATTTGGGCAAGTGCCTTCTTTTTCAAGAGAAATTTACTGAGGCAAAAGCAATTCTTGATCAGGTGATTGCTAATGGCAAGACTTCAGATGGTAAAAAGTATGCACTATATCCAAACTTTAATGGATTGTTTCGTTTTGCAAATGAAAACTCTGCTGAATCTGTATTTGCCTATCAGGCAACAGGGAAGGCTCAAAACGTAAATAATTCAAACCAAGACATGGCCATGAATTATCCTTACAACGTTTTGCCTGGTAACTGTTGTGGTTTCTTTGCCCCTAGTTTTGAATTAGCTAGTTCATACCGTACCAATGCATCCGGATTGCCATTACTGGATGGTTCTTATAGATTGCCTGCAAATGAACTAAAGACTGATCAGGGATTAAAGAGCGATGCTCCTTTTACGCCTGATACAGGTCCTGTCGACCCTCGTTTAGATATTACTATAGGTCGCAGAGGTGTTGAATTTCTGGATTGGGGCCCACATGCTGGGTATTCCTGGATACGGGATCAGTCGTATGCTGGACCGTACACACCTAAGAAGTATACTTACGCAAAATCTGAAACTTCAACATTAGATGGTAGTGGCTGGACTCCCGGTTATTTGGCAGTTAACTTCATGATCATTCGCTATGCAGATGTATTGCTAATGGCTGCTGAATGTGAAGTAGAGGTTGGAAGCTTGGAAAAAGCCCGTGAATATGTAAATATGATTCGTGATAGAGCGGCAAATCCTGCTGGATTTGTTGGTGCTACTGTTAACTATCAGATTGAGCCTTATCCTGCATCTGATTTTGATACACAAGCTAAAGCTCGCGAACGGGTTCGGTTTGAACGTAAACTGGAACTTGCACTAGAAGGTCATAGATTCTATGATTTGGTAAGATGGGGTATTGAAGAGGAAACTCTTAATACTTATCTGAATTATGAATCGGCAAAGATTCCATCTCACTTTAATGGTGCTACTTTTACAACAAAACATTCGATATTGCCGATTCCACAGAGAGAAATTGACCTTCAAGGAAAAGATATCCTGACACAAAATCCAGGTTTCTAATAGTTGATATAAGTGAAAATCTCATAAAAGAGATGGTATATATTACCATCTCTTTTTTTCTGTCAGATAAAAAGTCATAAACTTTTTTGTCTCTTTATAAAGTACTATATTATTGTCTGAATAATACAGTTTTTCTTAGCTATTACTTAAAAACAGAAGTGCTTGCAAAGGCCTGTCAGTTGTACTTATGAAAATAGTAGTTTGTATATTTATTGTTTTTGTTGGATTCGTTTCCTGTAAGCAAAACCCTGATACACTTTTCCGACTTGTGCCTGCAGATCAATCAAATATTACTTTTACCAACACAATTACAGAGAGCGACACCATGAATATCTTGGTTCAGGAGTTTATCTATAATGGTGGTGGTGTGGGAGCAGGAGACTTTAATGGAGATGGATTGGTGGATTTGTATTTCAGTGGAAATATGGTACCAAATAAACTCTACATCAATAAGGGAAATTTATCTTTTGAAGATATAACAGAGCAAGCAGGAGTGAATGGTAGTGGAAAGTGGTGTTCAGGTGTAGTTGTGGTAGATATAAACCAGGATGGACGCCAGGATATTTATGTTGGAGCAACAATAAAAGCGGACTCCGCCAGCCGGGCTAACCTACTTTATATCAATCAGGGAAATAATGCTGATGGAGTGCCTACTTTTACAGAAGAGGCTGCCAAATATGGCATTGATGACAAAGGACATACTACTACTGCGGCTTTTTTTGATTATGATAAGGATGGTGATCTGGATTTGTATGTGCTCGAAGATGTAATTAATAAAAATATTCCTACCAACTACCGGAAGAAAGTCACGGATGGTTCTTTTGCCAATAATGACCAGTTGTATCGAAATAATGGCAATGGTACATTTACCAATGTTACCAAACAGGCAGGTATCATCTATGAAGGCTTCGGACTTGGATTGAATATCTCAGATATAAATTTAGATGGTTGGCCGGATATTTATGTAACCAACGATTATATATCTAATGATTTGTTGTATATCAACAACCATGATGGAACATTTACCAATCAGGCCGAGAAATATCTCAAACATACTTGTTACTCTGCTATGGGCAACGATGTGGTGGATATTAATAATGATGGATTGGTAGATATTGTAGCATTGGATATGCTACCAGAAGACAATCTGCGGAAAAAACGAATGATTGGTGCAAATAAATATACCGATTATATTAATAATAAGGAATATGGCTATCTGCACCAATATGTACGAAATGTATTACAGATTAATAATGGAATAACTCCGGATGGGCATCCGACATTCAGTGAAATTGGGCAACTCGCAGGTATTTATCAAACCGATTGGAGCTGGGCGCCTCTGGTAGCTGATTTTGATAATGATGGTAACCGGGATATTATTATTACCAATGGATTTCCCAGAGATGTAACCGACCGCGACTTTGCTATGTATCGTGCTGGTCCGGCAGGAGCAGTGGCTAGTCCGATGATGCTGGTTGATTCTATCCCAATTGCTCGGGTGGCTGATTATGCTTTTCGCAATAATGGCAATCTTCAGTTTGAAGATGTATCAGAGAAATGGGGATTGAAAGTACCTGCTTTCTCTAATGGAGCTGTCTATGCCGATCTGGATAATGATGGTGATCTGGATGTAGTAATTAATAATATCAACGACCCTGCGTTTGTCTACGAGAATCAGTTGAATAAACCCGAAAATAAAGATAAAGCACATTATCTAAGAGTAAAACTGGATGCCGCACCTGGTCGTACTTCTGGTCTGGCTACAAAGATACGTATACTGTATGGAAAGGGTAAACAACAGTTTTACGAACATTCTCCGTATCGTGGGTATACATCTACAGTGGAAAGTGTAGCCCATTTTGGGCTAGGAAACGTTACAACCATAGATTCTCTGGAAGTATTCTGGCCGGATGGTAAGTATCAGTTACTACAAAATGTGTCAGCAGATCAGGTTATTACTGTACACTACAAAGAAGCTGGAAAAGAACTGGTCTTTCAACCCTATCCGAGTAACACTACAATGCCTCTAATGAAAGATGTTACAACGGCATCAGGTATTGTATTTATTCATACAGAAAAAGATAAAATAGATTTTAACGTTCAAAGTACCCTTCCACATAAATTCTCTCAGGATGGTCCCGGGCTTGCAGTCGGAGATATAAACAATGATGGATTGGATGACATATATATTGGTGGAGCGGCTTCTCAGGAGGGAATTGTATATCAGCAAACTTCAGACGGTAAGTTTAACCAGGTAAGTGCAATAACTGAAAAAGGGAAGCAGTCAGAAGATGAAGGTGCTTTGTTTTTTGATGCAGATCAGGATGGCGATCAGGATTTATATGTGGTAAGTGGTAGTTATGAGTTTGCTGCTGATACATTGTCATTAAGACATCGTTTTTACAGGAATGCAGGGAATGGTAAACTCATACCTGATCCGGACGCCTTACCTGTCTTTTATTCAGCAGGCTCCTGTGTTAGAGCTGCAGATTATGATCGGGATGGCGATCTGGATTTATTTGTGGGCGGACGTGTTGTTCCCGGACATTATCCTATTACTCCTGATAGTTATTTGCTAGTGAATGATGGAAAAGGCAAATTTACAGATCAGACAAAGCAAGTGGCTCCGGAATTGAAAAAAGCTGGCTTGATTACAGATGCAATCTGGTCTGATTATGATAATGATGGTTGGGTTGATCTAATTATAGCAGGAGAGTGGATGCCGGTTACATTCTTTAAAACACAGAATGGAAAACTGGTAAAACAGGGCCAAACAGGTGTAGAAAAATCAATAGGTTGGTGGAATAGCCTGGCTGCTGCTGATATAGACAATGATGGAGATATGGACTACATAGCAGGTAATCTGGGGCTAAACTCTAATTACAAATGTTCTCCAGAACTTCCATTTAGTATGTATGCCAATGACTTTGATAATAATGGTAAAATGGACCCGATTCTGGTATGTTATGGAAAAGATGAAACAGGAGAGATACACTCATTCCCAATTCATTCTCGTGATGATCTGGTAACACTGCTTTTACGGGTACGACGTGAGTTTCCTTATTATAATATTTATGGAAAAGCAGATATTAATAAGATTCTGAAAGAAGAAGAACAGAAGAATGCTATTGCTTATCATGCTACCCAGTTTGCTTCCAGTTACCTGGAAAATAAAGGGAATGGAAAGTTTGAACTTCACATCTTACCAATTCAGGCACAGGTGGCTCCTGTCTTTGGAATACAGGCACAGGATATGGATCAGGACGGAAATGCAGATCTGCTTTTGACTGGAAACAACTATGCAGGAGAAACATTTACGGGTCGGTATGATGCTTTTGTTGGACTATATCTGAAAGGAGATGGGAAGGGTGGATTTAAACCTCTTTCTATTCGTCAAAGTAACTTTTTTGTAGATGGAGACGCTAAAGCTTTGGCGCGAATATACACCAGTAAGGGGGATGAGCTATACTTAGCTACCCAAAATCTGGACAGTCTGAAAGTATTTACCTCTGTTAGTAAACCCGCTCAGCAGATTGTGCGGTTACAAGCAATGGATGCCTGGGCTGAGATGATGTTGAAAGATGGAAGAAAACGAAAGGTGGATTTACCCTATGGAGGTTCTTACTTATCACAATCAGCTCGAGTGCTGACGATTCCAGAAGGTGTGTCTGCTGTAAAGATTTATTCCTTTGATGGGAAGTCTCGTGAGATCAGTGAATCCAAAATTGCTGCTCACAAGTAAGTTATAACTGAATATTAATTCAACGCTATCTGTGATCTGTATATCACAGGTAGCGCTTGTCTTTTCAATAGCTATACCATCCACTTATTTCAAACATTCTGAAGATCCAGTCGTTGAAGGAATAAATACTTATATCCTGAAGTAGGTATATTCTTTGTGTGTATGCAAAGAATAGATAACTTTATTCACTTTTGTCTAATTCCTTATCTGATATGATCTCGTCGACTTCTTTTGTTTCTGCTCATACTATAGATCCTGTAGCGAATCCTGATGCAATGATCATTCGCGGTGATGTCCGGTTTACTATACTGACATCACAGATGATTCGTATGGAGTGGGCTCCTGAAGCTACTTTTGAGGATTCTGCCTCTTTTGTATTTATCAATCGGAATATGCCAGTGCCTCCCTATACGATAGAAGAGAATGGTGAGTGGCTGATTATTCATACAGAGAAGCTGTTATTAAAGTATAAAATAGGGTCTGGAGAGTTTAAAGAAGATAATTTGTCTATTGGGTTAGACTTGAGTGGCAGACAGATCAGGTGGCAGCCAGGCAAGGAAGATACAGGTAATCTGAGAGGTACAAATCGTACACTGGATAGGGCGGAAGGTGCTGTAGAGATTGAGCCTGGCATCTTGTCAAGAGATGGGTGGACAATTGTGGATGATTCTGAACGGCCATTACTGGCTGAAGATGGAGATTGGGCATGGATAAAAGCACGTCCGCAACGTAATCGTCAGGATTTGTATTTCTTCGGGTATGGACATAACTATCGGCAGGCTCTATATGATTATACACTAGTAGCTGGAAAGATTCCTATGCCTCCACGGTTTGTTTTTGGCTTCTGGTGGTCACGCTACTGGCCTTATACAGAAGAAGAGATGCGCCATCTGGTAAAAGAGTTTCAGATTCATAATGTTCCTGTCGATGTGCTTGTGGTGGATATGGACTGGCACACTACCTTTCTGAAAGACTGGTGGAAGAAAGAAAAGGATCAGGCAGGAGAACGAAAAGGGTGGACAGGCTTTACCTGGAATAAAACGCTTTTTCCAAGTCCCAAAGCATTTCTGGACTGGACTAGAAAAAAAGATCTGAAAGTGACATTGAATCTGCATCCAGCCTCAGGGATTCAGCCACACGAAGACGCCTATCCGGCAGTAGCAAAAGCTATGGGGATAGATCCGGATTCTCAAAAATATGTTCCCTTTGACATTGTTGACAAAAAATTTGCTCAAGCCTATCTGGATCTGGTATTACGGCCTCTGGAAGAAGAGGGTGTAGATTTTTGGTGGCTGGACTGGCAACAATGGAGTACTACAAACATACCCGG is part of the Xanthocytophaga agilis genome and harbors:
- a CDS encoding RagB/SusD family nutrient uptake outer membrane protein, which gives rise to MRKIFKNKLIYLALGALFLGPVACKDSFLDQPVTGQITDAQLATQKGLEGLLVGVYSVMNGRDASAAWHAGASNWMWGSIRGGDANKGTNSGDFSSMNPVERFETDPNNTEVLGKWRGCFEGIARANKLLSLIPLATDVDEAVLTRITGEARFLRGHYYFELKKNFNMAPWVDETLDYSTGIADVKNDTDLWPNIQADFQFAFDNLPEAQAQVGRANKWAAGAYLGKCLLFQEKFTEAKAILDQVIANGKTSDGKKYALYPNFNGLFRFANENSAESVFAYQATGKAQNVNNSNQDMAMNYPYNVLPGNCCGFFAPSFELASSYRTNASGLPLLDGSYRLPANELKTDQGLKSDAPFTPDTGPVDPRLDITIGRRGVEFLDWGPHAGYSWIRDQSYAGPYTPKKYTYAKSETSTLDGSGWTPGYLAVNFMIIRYADVLLMAAECEVEVGSLEKAREYVNMIRDRAANPAGFVGATVNYQIEPYPASDFDTQAKARERVRFERKLELALEGHRFYDLVRWGIEEETLNTYLNYESAKIPSHFNGATFTTKHSILPIPQREIDLQGKDILTQNPGF
- a CDS encoding VCBS repeat-containing protein, yielding MKIVVCIFIVFVGFVSCKQNPDTLFRLVPADQSNITFTNTITESDTMNILVQEFIYNGGGVGAGDFNGDGLVDLYFSGNMVPNKLYINKGNLSFEDITEQAGVNGSGKWCSGVVVVDINQDGRQDIYVGATIKADSASRANLLYINQGNNADGVPTFTEEAAKYGIDDKGHTTTAAFFDYDKDGDLDLYVLEDVINKNIPTNYRKKVTDGSFANNDQLYRNNGNGTFTNVTKQAGIIYEGFGLGLNISDINLDGWPDIYVTNDYISNDLLYINNHDGTFTNQAEKYLKHTCYSAMGNDVVDINNDGLVDIVALDMLPEDNLRKKRMIGANKYTDYINNKEYGYLHQYVRNVLQINNGITPDGHPTFSEIGQLAGIYQTDWSWAPLVADFDNDGNRDIIITNGFPRDVTDRDFAMYRAGPAGAVASPMMLVDSIPIARVADYAFRNNGNLQFEDVSEKWGLKVPAFSNGAVYADLDNDGDLDVVINNINDPAFVYENQLNKPENKDKAHYLRVKLDAAPGRTSGLATKIRILYGKGKQQFYEHSPYRGYTSTVESVAHFGLGNVTTIDSLEVFWPDGKYQLLQNVSADQVITVHYKEAGKELVFQPYPSNTTMPLMKDVTTASGIVFIHTEKDKIDFNVQSTLPHKFSQDGPGLAVGDINNDGLDDIYIGGAASQEGIVYQQTSDGKFNQVSAITEKGKQSEDEGALFFDADQDGDQDLYVVSGSYEFAADTLSLRHRFYRNAGNGKLIPDPDALPVFYSAGSCVRAADYDRDGDLDLFVGGRVVPGHYPITPDSYLLVNDGKGKFTDQTKQVAPELKKAGLITDAIWSDYDNDGWVDLIIAGEWMPVTFFKTQNGKLVKQGQTGVEKSIGWWNSLAAADIDNDGDMDYIAGNLGLNSNYKCSPELPFSMYANDFDNNGKMDPILVCYGKDETGEIHSFPIHSRDDLVTLLLRVRREFPYYNIYGKADINKILKEEEQKNAIAYHATQFASSYLENKGNGKFELHILPIQAQVAPVFGIQAQDMDQDGNADLLLTGNNYAGETFTGRYDAFVGLYLKGDGKGGFKPLSIRQSNFFVDGDAKALARIYTSKGDELYLATQNLDSLKVFTSVSKPAQQIVRLQAMDAWAEMMLKDGRKRKVDLPYGGSYLSQSARVLTIPEGVSAVKIYSFDGKSREISESKIAAHK